The Rhea pennata isolate bPtePen1 chromosome Z, bPtePen1.pri, whole genome shotgun sequence genome includes a region encoding these proteins:
- the F2R gene encoding proteinase-activated receptor 1 codes for MRGRTFLMPDLNNHDDPIPLEDIENDTENDTEVGSGSISQINASLNKQRTVSAETERYLTNPWLTLFVPSVYTLVVMLSLPLNVTAILVFLKKMKIEKPAVIYMLNLAIADVLFVSVLPFKITYHFSGNNWLFGPGMCRFITAAFYCNMYCSIMLMTSISFDRFLAVVYPIQSLSWRTLTRASVTCFIIWLVAIAGVIPFLIREQTMEIPKLNITTCHDVLKESELHNYYVHFFSIFSSVFFVGPFIISTICYLCIIRCLSSSSIVAKENKKKRALLLCVAVFSVFVICFGPTNVLLLIHYTHFSYDNSLEYLYFAYLLCVCISSFSCCIDPFIYYYASSQYQRQLVSLFGCKETFDPNSSNSSGQSMSTTSRRGTCSSNVNSSVYRKLLAMH; via the coding sequence atgaggGGCAGAACTTTCTTAATGCCTGACCTGAATAACCACGATGACCCTATACCTCTTGAAGACATTGAAAATGATACTGAAAATGACACAGAAGTTGGATCAGGATCCATCAGTCAGATTAATGCGTCTCTAAATAAACAGCGGACAGTatcagcagaaacagaaagataTCTCACTAATCCATGGCTGACGCTTTTCGTTCCTTCAGTTTACACGTTAGTGGTTATGCTGAGTCTCCCTCTGAATGTTACAGCAATActtgtgtttttgaaaaaaatgaaaattgaaaagcCAGCTGTAATATACATGCTGAATTTGGCCATTGCAGATGTATTGTTTGTAAGCGTGCTTCCTTTTAAGATTACATAtcatttttctggaaacaaCTGGTTATTTGGACCGGGAATGTGCCGTTTCATCACTGCTGCCTTCTACTGTAACATGTACTGTTCAATAATGCTTATGACGAGCATAAGCTTTGATCGCTTCTTAGCGGTGGTGTACCCCATCCAGTCTCTCTCATGGCGCACATTAACACGCGCCTCCGTGACTTGTTTCATCATATGGCTTGTGGCAATAGCTGGGGTTATACCTTTTCTCATCAGAGAGCAAACTATGGAAATACCCAAGTTAAATATAACTACCTGTCATGATGTGCTAAAAGAATCTGAACTTCACAACTATTACGTCCActtcttctccatcttctcttctgttttctttgtaggGCCATTTATAATTTCTACCATCTGTTACTTGTGTATCATTCGATGTCTTAGTTCTTCAAGTAttgttgcaaaagaaaataagaagaaacGTGCCTTGCTCTTGTGTGtagctgttttttctgtttttgttatttgttttggaCCAACAAATGTCCTCCTATTAATTCATTATACACATTTTTCTTACGACAATAGTTTAGAGTATCTCTACTTTGCCTATCTACTTTGTGTTTGTATCAGCAGCTTTAGCTGTTGCATTGATCCTTTTATTTACTACTATGCTTCTTCTCAATATCAGAGACAACTTGTCAGTCTCTTCGGCTGTAAAGAGACTTTTGATCCTAACAGTAGTAACAGCAGTGGCCAGTCAATGTCGACCACTAGTAGAAGGGGTACCTGCTCCAGTAATGTGAACAGCAGTGTCTACAGGAAATTGCTAGCAATGCATTGA